A region of Chloroflexota bacterium DNA encodes the following proteins:
- a CDS encoding PIG-L family deacetylase translates to MEEATNGTPKRAMIVIAHPDDGEFMAAGTLAKWAKEGSEVVYVLCTSGDKGTSDPEIDPEELAVIREQEQRNAAAVVGASAVEFLRYKDGFLQNTLELRKDIVRQIRKHQPDIVLCQDPTMRYVGNYINHPDHRAAGDATLDAVFPSARDYHVYPDLIAEGLMPHKALEVYMGAFGNDNANVWVDITDTIDTKIAALMEHKTQVGDDPERLATMRERIKEGSAKLGSDHAMGCAEGFRYIKLR, encoded by the coding sequence ATGGAAGAGGCAACCAACGGAACGCCCAAGCGGGCGATGATCGTCATTGCGCACCCGGACGACGGCGAGTTCATGGCCGCCGGGACGCTGGCCAAGTGGGCAAAGGAGGGCTCGGAGGTGGTCTACGTCCTGTGCACCAGCGGAGACAAGGGCACCTCGGACCCGGAGATCGACCCGGAGGAGCTGGCGGTCATCCGCGAGCAGGAGCAGCGGAACGCGGCGGCGGTGGTCGGCGCTAGTGCCGTCGAGTTCCTGCGGTACAAGGACGGGTTCCTGCAGAACACGCTGGAGCTGCGGAAGGACATCGTGCGGCAGATCCGCAAGCACCAGCCGGACATCGTGCTGTGCCAGGACCCGACGATGCGGTACGTGGGCAACTACATCAACCACCCGGACCACCGGGCGGCGGGGGACGCCACGCTGGACGCGGTGTTCCCCTCGGCGCGGGACTACCACGTGTACCCGGACCTGATCGCGGAGGGGCTGATGCCCCACAAGGCGCTGGAGGTCTACATGGGGGCCTTCGGCAACGACAACGCGAACGTGTGGGTGGACATCACGGACACCATCGACACGAAGATTGCGGCGCTGATGGAACACAAGACGCAGGTGGGCGACGACCCGGAGCGGCTGGCGACGATGCGGGAGCGCATCAAGGAGGGCTCGGCCAAGCTGGGGTCCGACCATGCGATGGGGTGCGCCGAGGGGTTCCGGTACATCAAGCTGCGGTAG
- a CDS encoding HAD-IA family hydrolase has product MRFDAVIFDLYGTLVDETTSSVAALGGYNRTTSEVAELVGAPPDPFVQLWNSTITQRMTGDCGSFHDYVAALCAELGVEPNAAGMADALALRTEFFRERLVPRPGCLDTLSRLRAMGHRIALITDCSWETPTLWPDTPFPPYFDTATFSCDTGMRKPDPRIYTVTCERLGVAPDRCLYVGDGNSGELPGAERVGMPPLRIHVPYETLPDAADPWPGPEVSSLSQVLDWVT; this is encoded by the coding sequence ATGCGGTTTGACGCCGTCATCTTCGACCTCTACGGCACCCTCGTCGACGAGACCACCAGCTCCGTCGCCGCCCTCGGTGGCTACAACCGGACGACGAGCGAGGTCGCCGAGCTCGTGGGCGCCCCGCCGGACCCCTTCGTCCAACTCTGGAACAGCACCATCACCCAGCGTATGACGGGCGACTGCGGCTCGTTCCATGACTACGTGGCCGCCCTCTGCGCCGAGCTCGGCGTCGAACCCAACGCGGCCGGTATGGCCGACGCGCTGGCGCTCCGAACGGAGTTCTTTCGCGAACGCCTCGTCCCCCGCCCCGGCTGCCTCGACACCCTCTCCCGCCTCCGCGCGATGGGCCACAGGATCGCCCTCATCACCGATTGCTCCTGGGAGACCCCGACGCTCTGGCCCGACACACCGTTCCCGCCCTACTTCGACACCGCGACCTTCTCCTGCGATACGGGCATGCGCAAGCCCGACCCGCGCATCTACACCGTGACTTGCGAGCGCCTCGGCGTCGCCCCCGATCGCTGCCTCTACGTCGGCGACGGCAACAGCGGCGAGCTCCCCGGCGCCGAGCGCGTCGGCATGCCCCCCCTCCGCATCCACGTCCCCTACGAGACCCTCCCCGACGCCGCGGACCCCTGGCCCGGCCCGGAGGTCTCATCCCTCTCACAGGTCCTCGACTGGGTGACGTAG
- a CDS encoding protocatechuate 3,4-dioxygenase, which translates to MAEIVLGMASSHAPQLEMLPGRWREYGDRSRTQNDHWFNGKTYSYGELAELRAGDHFEKELSEETFAARFDACQRAIAHLGETYRSVAPDVCVILGDDQHELFQDDHMPTFAIYHGESVEDRARHGGRGPQAYTDPVIGNHPADAINQPTDAELGMHLIKSAVAAEFDVARSNKLPVSRSEGNIGHAFYYFYRRLMDNNAIPNVPIMVNTYYPPNAPSAARCYKFGQAIGRALLDWDAPKRVAVFASGGLSHTVIEEDIDYRIIEGLKTGDTDKLLDYPDERFRAGTSEIKNWIALAGVMSVTGSTMDLVDYVPCYRTEAGNGCAMGFGEWV; encoded by the coding sequence ATGGCAGAGATAGTTTTGGGCATGGCCTCATCACACGCGCCGCAGCTGGAAATGCTTCCGGGCCGATGGCGCGAGTATGGCGACCGCTCCCGCACGCAGAACGATCACTGGTTCAACGGGAAGACCTACTCGTACGGCGAGCTGGCGGAGCTCCGTGCAGGCGACCACTTCGAGAAGGAACTGTCCGAGGAGACCTTTGCGGCTCGGTTCGACGCTTGCCAGCGGGCGATTGCGCACTTGGGCGAGACGTACCGCAGCGTCGCCCCGGACGTGTGCGTCATCCTTGGGGACGACCAGCATGAGCTGTTCCAGGACGACCACATGCCGACCTTCGCCATCTACCACGGGGAGAGCGTGGAGGACCGGGCGCGGCACGGCGGCCGCGGGCCGCAGGCGTACACGGACCCGGTGATCGGCAACCACCCGGCGGATGCCATCAACCAGCCCACGGACGCGGAGCTGGGGATGCACCTGATCAAGAGCGCGGTGGCCGCGGAGTTCGACGTGGCACGGTCGAACAAGCTGCCGGTGTCGCGCAGCGAGGGGAACATCGGGCACGCCTTCTACTACTTCTACCGGCGGCTGATGGACAACAACGCCATCCCAAACGTGCCGATCATGGTGAACACGTACTACCCGCCGAACGCACCCTCGGCGGCGCGCTGCTACAAGTTTGGGCAGGCGATCGGCCGGGCGCTGCTGGACTGGGACGCGCCCAAGCGGGTGGCGGTGTTCGCGTCGGGCGGGCTTAGCCACACGGTCATCGAGGAAGACATCGACTACCGGATCATCGAGGGGCTGAAGACGGGCGACACGGACAAACTGCTGGACTACCCGGACGAGCGGTTCCGCGCGGGGACTTCGGAGATCAAGAACTGGATCGCGCTGGCGGGCGTGATGTCCGTGACGGGCTCGACGATGGACCTGGTCGACTACGTGCCCTGCTACCGGACGGAGGCGGGCAACGGGTGCGCCATGGGCTTCGGCGAGTGGGTGTAG
- a CDS encoding NAD(P)H-quinone oxidoreductase yields the protein MRAAVVTEPGGPEVFKVIERDDPAFGPDEVLVDVKASALNRADLSQRRGNYPAPPGIPQDIPGLEMSGVVAAVGDRVTSLREGDRVFGLIGGGGYATRVNTHERMAMPIPAGMSFTDAASIPEVFFTAYDALFTSCNLVMGESTLIHAAGSGIGIAAIQLARHAGAITYATASSPDKLARAAELGLDVGINYREEDFLEVIRERTGGRGVDVVLDVIGAPYWENNLNSLAVRGRIVLVGAMGGSKLETDLRILGPKRLRVHGTVLRARPLEEKIALSQQIQKRVVPLFEAGDLKPVVDRIFPLEETGEAHAYMETNANFGKIILSME from the coding sequence ATGCGAGCCGCCGTCGTCACCGAGCCCGGAGGCCCCGAGGTCTTCAAGGTCATCGAGCGGGACGACCCCGCCTTCGGCCCCGACGAGGTCCTCGTCGACGTCAAGGCCTCGGCCCTCAACCGCGCCGACCTCTCCCAACGCCGTGGCAACTACCCGGCGCCGCCCGGCATCCCGCAAGACATCCCCGGCCTCGAGATGTCCGGCGTCGTAGCTGCCGTCGGCGACCGTGTGACGTCACTGCGCGAGGGCGACCGCGTCTTTGGCCTCATCGGCGGCGGCGGCTACGCCACACGCGTCAACACCCACGAACGCATGGCCATGCCCATCCCTGCCGGCATGTCCTTCACCGACGCCGCCTCCATCCCGGAGGTATTCTTCACCGCCTACGACGCCCTCTTCACCAGCTGCAACCTCGTCATGGGCGAGAGCACGCTCATCCACGCCGCCGGCAGCGGCATCGGCATCGCCGCCATCCAGCTCGCCCGCCACGCCGGCGCGATAACCTACGCGACCGCAAGCTCGCCCGACAAGCTCGCCAGGGCAGCCGAGCTCGGCCTCGATGTGGGCATCAACTACCGCGAGGAGGACTTCCTTGAGGTCATTAGGGAACGCACGGGCGGCCGAGGCGTAGACGTCGTTCTCGACGTCATCGGCGCGCCCTACTGGGAGAACAACCTGAACTCGCTGGCGGTCAGAGGCCGCATCGTCCTCGTCGGCGCCATGGGCGGCAGCAAGCTCGAGACCGACCTGCGCATCCTCGGCCCCAAGCGCCTCCGCGTCCACGGCACAGTCCTACGAGCAAGACCGCTGGAGGAAAAGATCGCCCTGTCGCAGCAGATCCAGAAGCGGGTCGTCCCCCTCTTCGAGGCAGGCGACCTCAAGCCGGTCGTGGACCGCATCTTCCCGCTGGAAGAGACCGGAGAAGCCCACGCCTACATGGAAACCAACGCCAACTTCGGCAAAATCATCCTAAGCATGGAGTAG
- a CDS encoding aminotransferase class V-fold PLP-dependent enzyme has product MDQQAIRSQIPATGNVVYMNTGWSGPSPTSVVEAISRRLQEESALGPASPSVLASGREMRQELRESLAAFLNVSSEELTLTQNTTEGQNLVINGLTWQAGDEVITFSLEHNSVLAPCYYLERRHGTVTRVLPLAPDEDHDSIVAKVETAITPRTKLLFMSHVQFKSGLRMPAERLREVTRQHGVLMLLDGAQGTGHVQLDLHALGVDFYAMPGHKWMQGPDGTGALYIRRELIEQVTPMKVSGHAIHSGHGWEDFEPNVSDIQKLELTTTNDGLWAGLREAIRFRDQLRPGEAEEHSLSLASRAKAALAAVPGVAITSPLEGPGCTGLVTFSVEGWEPRELVNALEAEHSVSIRAVSDPSCVRMSLAFFNTHDEVDGVADAVRGMVR; this is encoded by the coding sequence ATGGACCAGCAGGCCATTCGGAGCCAGATTCCGGCGACGGGGAACGTCGTGTACATGAACACGGGCTGGTCCGGGCCGTCGCCGACGTCCGTGGTGGAGGCGATCTCGCGGCGGCTGCAGGAGGAGAGCGCGCTCGGGCCAGCGAGCCCCAGCGTACTGGCGAGCGGCCGGGAGATGCGGCAGGAGCTTCGGGAGTCGCTGGCGGCGTTCCTGAACGTCTCGTCGGAGGAGCTGACGCTGACGCAGAACACGACGGAGGGGCAGAACCTGGTCATCAACGGGCTGACGTGGCAGGCGGGCGACGAGGTCATCACCTTCAGCCTGGAGCACAACTCGGTGCTGGCGCCGTGCTACTACCTCGAGCGGCGACACGGGACGGTGACGAGGGTGCTGCCGCTGGCGCCGGACGAGGACCACGACAGCATCGTCGCAAAGGTGGAGACGGCCATCACGCCTCGGACGAAGCTGCTGTTCATGAGCCACGTGCAGTTCAAGAGCGGGCTGCGCATGCCGGCGGAGCGGCTTCGCGAGGTGACGCGGCAGCACGGGGTGCTGATGCTGCTGGACGGCGCGCAGGGCACGGGGCACGTGCAGCTCGACCTGCATGCGCTGGGCGTCGATTTCTACGCGATGCCGGGGCACAAGTGGATGCAGGGGCCGGACGGCACGGGCGCGCTGTACATCCGGCGCGAGCTCATCGAGCAGGTGACGCCGATGAAGGTGTCCGGCCACGCCATCCACTCAGGCCACGGCTGGGAGGACTTCGAGCCGAACGTGTCCGACATCCAGAAGCTGGAGCTGACGACGACGAACGACGGGCTGTGGGCGGGGCTCCGCGAGGCGATCCGGTTCCGCGACCAGCTGCGGCCGGGCGAGGCGGAGGAGCACAGCCTCTCGTTGGCGTCGCGGGCGAAGGCGGCGCTGGCGGCGGTGCCGGGCGTCGCGATTACGTCGCCGCTGGAGGGGCCGGGGTGCACCGGGCTGGTGACGTTCAGCGTCGAGGGGTGGGAGCCGCGGGAGCTGGTGAACGCGCTGGAGGCGGAGCACAGCGTCTCGATACGGGCGGTGTCGGACCCGTCGTGCGTGCGGATGTCGCTGGCGTTCTTCAACACGCACGACGAGGTGGACGGCGTCGCGGACGCGGTGCGTGGGATGGTGCGGTAG
- a CDS encoding DM13 domain-containing protein, which produces MATFGDIERAFADLYEYRFIIGAVFILALAAALYVAYRLGWHLFIMRHRVPFIIGGTPVAIVALFLAWSLASPLFTNVTVEEEFPFALNATIPEGMERTDVEMVMAGMAMVDDAVMEEAMPSAVSITAGTMLGSGMDVAAMGADGGAAVMDGMMAAASPQAEVQRVATGAFKDADAFHQGSGQAIIFSAPGGGHLLRLENLDVTNGPALHVIISPHEDPTRGNEVKLPGYADLGPLKGNRGNQNYTIPAGVDIGAIKSVVIYCKPFSVVFSVATLGA; this is translated from the coding sequence ATGGCAACCTTTGGCGACATCGAACGGGCCTTTGCAGACCTCTACGAGTACCGGTTCATCATCGGCGCGGTCTTCATACTCGCCCTGGCGGCGGCGCTCTACGTCGCGTACCGGCTCGGCTGGCACCTCTTCATCATGCGCCACCGTGTGCCCTTCATCATCGGCGGCACGCCCGTGGCCATCGTCGCGCTCTTCCTGGCGTGGTCTCTGGCATCGCCCCTCTTCACCAACGTCACCGTCGAGGAGGAGTTCCCCTTCGCCCTCAACGCCACCATCCCCGAGGGCATGGAGCGCACCGACGTCGAGATGGTGATGGCCGGCATGGCAATGGTCGACGACGCCGTCATGGAGGAGGCGATGCCCTCAGCCGTCTCCATCACCGCCGGCACGATGCTCGGTTCCGGCATGGACGTGGCCGCGATGGGCGCCGACGGTGGCGCGGCCGTCATGGATGGCATGATGGCGGCGGCGAGCCCCCAGGCCGAGGTCCAGCGCGTGGCCACCGGCGCCTTCAAGGACGCCGACGCCTTCCACCAGGGCAGCGGGCAGGCCATCATCTTCTCCGCCCCCGGCGGCGGCCACCTCCTGCGCCTCGAGAACCTCGACGTCACCAACGGCCCCGCGCTCCACGTCATCATCTCGCCGCACGAGGACCCCACCCGCGGCAACGAGGTCAAGCTCCCCGGCTACGCCGACCTCGGCCCGCTGAAGGGCAACCGCGGCAACCAGAACTACACCATCCCCGCCGGCGTGGACATCGGAGCCATCAAGAGCGTCGTCATCTACTGCAAGCCCTTCTCCGTCGTCTTCAGCGTCGCAACGCTGGGCGCATAG